A single region of the Gadus morhua chromosome 5, gadMor3.0, whole genome shotgun sequence genome encodes:
- the tmx1 gene encoding thioredoxin-related transmembrane protein 1: MASVQSTRMWGTVFSLSLRSRLHMLCLCVTLVIHLTLQPVSASQRPSSLKEITDGNWEDILAGEWMIKFFAPWCPACQQLQPAWSEFADWGEDMGVNIAKVDVTEQPGLSGRFIITSLPTIYHCKDGVFRKYQGARTKNDFLAFVDEQKWQAIEPVSSWFGPSSFLMNSMSALFKLSMFIRRCHNYMTDQLGIPVWGSYIIFGLATLFSGLALGLILVFIADFVFPSRRFSSSDYYQKKQSLQQARLLQQQEADHEADGEEDDDEDEDEDEEEEEFGEQDQDEDWTRRRGSPEGRPETGAQGFTEEAVRKRIVAQRQDEEEDT, translated from the exons ATGGCGAGCGTACAGTCTACGAGAATGTGGGGTACAGTTTTCTCCCTGTCGCTCCGATCGAGACTGCACatgctgtgcttgtgtgtgaccCTTGTAATACATTTGACGTTGCAACCCGTGTCGGCGAGTCAGCGGCCAAGCAGCCTGAAGGAGATCACGGACGGGAACTGGGAGGACATCCTGGCCGGGGAATGGATGATTAAATT CTTCGCCCCGTGGTGTCCGGCATGCCAGCAGCTCCAGCCTGCGTGGAGTGAGTTTGCTGACTGGGGGGAGGACATGGGGGTCAACATAGCCAAGGTGGACGTGACTGAACAGCCGG GTTTGAGTGGGCGGTTCATCATAACATCACTTCCTACAATCTACCA ctgTAAGGACGGTGTGTTCAGGAAGTACCAAGGTGCCCGCACGAAAAACGACTTCCTTGCATTCGTTGACGAGCAAAAGTGGCAAGCCATAGAGCCGGTGTCCTCGTGGTTTGGTCCATCCTCCTTCCT GATGAACTCGATGTCTGCTTTGTTCAAGCTGTCCATGTTTATCCGG CGTTGTCATAACTACATGACGGACCAGCTGGGGATTCCTGTGTGGGGCTCCTACATCATCTTCGGATTGGCCACCCTGTTCTCCGGCCTGGCTCTCGGATTG ATACTGGTGTTCATCGCTGACTTTGTGTTCCCCTCGCGACGCTTCTCCTCGTCTGACTACTACCAGA agAAGCAGAGCCTGCAGCAGGCCCGTCTGCTCCAGCAGCAGGAGGCCGACCACGAAGCCGACGGAGAGGAGGACGACGATgaagacgaggacgaggacgaggaggaagaggagttcgGCGAGCAGGACCAAGATGAGGACTGGACCCGGAGGAGAGGCTCCCCGGAGGGCCGGCCCGAGACCGGGGCCCAGGGCTTCACGGAGGAGGCGGTGAGGAAGAGGATCGTGGCTCAGCGacaggacgaagaggaggacacCTAG